One genomic region from Candidatus Caldatribacterium sp. encodes:
- a CDS encoding DeoR/GlpR transcriptional regulator, whose protein sequence is MPRKVGLIAEERRLKILEALKVRQTLTVKELAAMFAVSEDTVRQDLRSLEKQGLLRRIYGGASRVKTSNVEIPVELREITNREVKEAIGREAAKIIEDGDSVIFDASTTALQVARSIDSAKRVTILTSSLDICVSLARQPNFNIIATGGTLHPLSFSFVGPQAENAVRNYYADKLFLGARAVLVDEGYLADVFELEAHLKKVMVTAAQEVILVAESRKFQEVAFFRICEITRLSRIFTDDRLDPVIARKIEDLGIQVIRVPVGS, encoded by the coding sequence ATGCCCAGGAAGGTAGGTCTCATCGCTGAGGAGCGGCGACTCAAGATACTCGAGGCTCTCAAGGTTCGCCAAACCCTTACTGTGAAGGAACTTGCAGCTATGTTTGCCGTGAGCGAGGACACCGTTCGCCAGGACCTCCGATCCCTTGAGAAACAGGGGCTCCTTCGGCGCATCTACGGGGGAGCCTCTCGGGTGAAGACGAGTAACGTCGAAATTCCTGTGGAGCTCCGGGAAATCACAAACCGCGAGGTCAAGGAGGCAATTGGGAGAGAGGCGGCGAAAATCATCGAGGATGGGGATTCAGTCATTTTCGATGCGAGCACCACTGCCCTGCAGGTTGCCCGCAGCATCGACTCAGCAAAGCGGGTGACGATTCTCACGAGTTCCCTTGATATCTGCGTGAGTCTGGCGAGGCAGCCGAACTTTAACATCATCGCCACCGGGGGGACACTCCATCCCCTCTCCTTCTCTTTTGTTGGACCTCAGGCCGAAAATGCGGTGCGGAACTACTATGCCGATAAGCTCTTCCTGGGGGCCAGGGCGGTCCTTGTGGATGAGGGATACCTTGCCGATGTCTTTGAGCTTGAGGCCCACCTCAAAAAGGTCATGGTCACTGCCGCTCAGGAGGTCATCCTCGTTGCCGAGAGCCGGAAGTTCCAGGAGGTAGCCTTCTTTAGAATCTGCGAAATTACAAGGCTCTCCCGTATCTTCACCGATGACCGGTTGGATCCTGTGATAGCTCGAAAGATCGAAGACCTGGGTATTCAGGTCATCCGGGTTCCGGTGGGCTCTTGA